In the Desulfitobacterium hafniense DCB-2 genome, TCCCAGGGGGAAGGCCGCTTCTTTGAGGATCCCGTCCTCTGGCTCAGCTGTGCCGGCCTCGTCTTCCTGCGCTTACGGCAGGAAAGCTATCGGTACAGAGTAAGTGAATAGACCCGAATTTAAGTTTAGGAGATACCCACAATGCGTATTCTGCTGCTAACTCAATATTTCCCACCGGAAAAAGGAGCTGCCCAGGTCCGCCTTTGGGAGCTGGCCAAAGGCTTGCATCATCAAGGCCATGAGGTTACCGTTGTCACTGCCTTCCCTAATCATCCCACCGGAATCATCCCTGAGGAATACCAAGGAAAGCGGTTTATGCAGGAAGAGATGGCAGGGGTCAAAGTGCTGCGGACCTGGATCTACCCTGTAAAGAGAGGCCGGTTCTGGCTGCGCCTGCTTAATTATTTTTCCTTTGTCTTTTCTTCCCTCTCTGGTATTGCCCGTTCCGGCCAACAGGATCTGATCATTGTGGAGTCCCCGCCCCTTTTTATTGGCTTCTCCGCCATGTTTGCCTCCTGGCTGAAAAAGGCGCCCTATATCTTCAATGTCTCTGATCTTTGGCCGGAATCTGCTGTGCAGCTGGGACTGGTCACCAACCAAACCATTATCCGGGCCACCGAATGGTTGGAGGGATATTTCTACAAAAAAGCGTATAAGCTATCTGCACAAACCCAAGGCATCGTAACGGGTCTGCAACGCAAAAACGTTCCCCCGGAGGATATCCTCTTTCTCCCCAATGGCGTGGATACGGAGCTTTTTCAACCACGGCCAAAGGATCAGAATCTGGAAAAAAATCTGGGGCTTGCAGGCAAAACCGTGATCCTCTATGCGGGAACTATGGGCTATGCCCACGGTATAGAAACCGCTTTGGAAGCGGCGGATATCTTACGAAATGATGAGGAGCTCTTCTTTCTTTTCGTGGGAGATGGCTCCGAGCGTCCCAGGCTGGAGGAGATAGCCCGGGAGAAAAAGCTGCCTAATGTGCGTTTTATCGATTTTCAGCCCTTAGAAGTTATCCCCCGCTATTACTCCCTCAGCAGTATTAATCTCTCCACCTTGAGGCGGTACAAGCTCTCTGAAGGGGTACGCCCTTCAAAGGTCTTCCCCGCTCTGGCCAGCGGTCAGCCTCTCATCTATGTGGGTGAGGGAGAAGGCGCCGAGATCGTTAAGGAAAGCGGGGGCGGCGTGGTTCTGGAACCCGAGAATCCTGAACTTCTGGCCCGCACCATCCTCGAGCTGAAAAGGGATCCCGAAGGATGCCGGGCGATGGCTGGGCAAGGGCGGGCTTATGTAATAGAACATTATTCCTGGAACAGCCTCATTCGCAATTGGCTGAAGCAGCTGGACTCAAGTAAGGAGGCAAACTGATGGGCTTTAAACGCCTTTTGGACCTCATCATCGCCATACCGTTGCTTATACTTATCTCACCCCTTTGGCTTTTCATTGTAATCTGGATTAAAGTGGATTCGCCGGGCCCGGCTATTTTTCGCCAGCAGCGGATAGGCCTTAAAGGAGAGCCTTTTACCATTTATAAATTCCGCACCATGGTACCGGATGCGGATCGAGTGATGAAAGCCAAGATCGAGCAGCTGAAAAAAGAAGGCAAATTCAATGCGGATGAATTTGTTTTCCAGGAAAAAGATGATCCCAGGATTACGGGAAGCGGCCGCTTTTTGCGCAAAACCAGCCTTGATGAACTTCCCCAGCTCCTCAATATCGTCAATGGAACCATGAGCTTGGTGGGGCCTCGCCCTGAGGTGCCGGAGATTGTGGAGCAATACACCCCTGAACAACGCCAAAGGCTGAATATGCCTCCCGGCGTCACCGGCCTGGCCCAGATCAATGGCCGCAGCGCCTTGACCTTGACCGAGACCTTAAAGTATGATGTTCAGTATGTGAAGAACTGGTCCCCGGGGGCGGATATTAAGATTCTCTGGAAAACTATTTTTGTCGTGCTCCTGGGGAAGGATGCGTATTAAGCAAAGAAAAGCGACCTTATTCTACTTTTGCAGTACAATAAGGTCGTTCTTTATTATCGTACAATTCCTTAATCGGCGCTCCCTACGATAGCAACAAGATATCTTCCCGCTCTTTGGCCAGGAGCTGCATTGCTTCGGTAAACCCGCTTATACTAAACAAAACGTACCAGTTTTTTCGTTGGTTTTGTTTCCAGGCAACGGCTTCTGCCTTTTTTGCCAGGGTATAAAAAACATCAGTGTCAACAGGCTTTTCATGATACTTGCATTCACCAAAAATCATATCTGAACCCTTCATATCATAGGCGACAATATCGATTTCTGTTTGGTTATTCCACCAACGCCCGGCTTTGCTAAAGTAAAAGGGCCACTGTCCTTGACTATTCATCTGCCATAATTTACTCAGGCAAACATCTTCATAAACATAGGCCACATGGTTATCGATGAAGTTCTGCCGGATTTTTTGCATAACGATGTCGTCCTGGTCTCGTTCCAAAAAGCTTTGATTAGCATAAACAAATCGAAACCAAAAGCTAATGAAATTGTCTTTGATCTTATACAAACCACGTTTGCTTTTCTCCGGATGCTCCTCAGTAATGGGGACCTGGCGTTCTAAAATATCGAGATCGATAAGTGTCTTAAGATACTTGGAAAGGCCTGTCTGCTTCACTGCCAAAGTGGCGGCTATTTTTGATAACTTCTGGTTGCCTGCCGCTATAGCCTTAATCACTGAAAAATAGCTTCCTATCTCTGAGACTTCATTTTGCAGGAGAAAATAGGGCTCTTCATATAAAAAGCTGGCTCTATCCAGGATATTTTTTCTTATAGCCGTATAAATGTCACTCTCACTTTGAAACTGTTCAATGTATTTAGGCACACCACCCGTCACCGCATAGAGTTCGATGAGCTCTTTTTCGTTTTTGTTGGTAAAGAAGTTCTTATAATAACAAAAATCAATTTGTCTAAGTTTTATTTGCCCAGTCCTTCTCCCATATAAAGGGCTACTATAAACTAAGGTTTGGGATTCCATCATCGTAATTAGAGAACCACACAATACAACCATAATATTTTTATCCATCAACATGGTATCCCATATCTTTTGCATAACGGATGGAAAGGCTGGATTCGTTTTCCCTAAATACTGAAACTCATCAATAACTATAAGCAACTTGGTTTTTGGAGGATATTCTACTAACATGTTAAATATGACTGCCCAGTCATTAACTGTCGCCGTCTTCAATAAAGAATTCTGCAAAAAGTCTGCGACCATATCTTTAAACCCATTGCGATTTTCGCTTTCTGCCTCTTGGGTTGCCAAAAAGTAGATACTTGTCTTATCTGCCATGAACTTTGTTAAGAGTGCCGTCTTGCCGACACGTCTTCTTCCGTAGAGAACCACTAAAGATGAGCCATCCCGTTCATACTCTCTATTTAAAAAACCTAATTCGTCTTGCCGATCGATAAACTTCTTCATGAATACTACCTCCCAAGAATATTATACCCCAAATTATTATAATTTAAAGTATAATAATTTATTTATGATTTGTTTGAACTGCATGGCATAGTTGCTGAAATTTGGAGTACAAAAAAGTCAAGAGACGACTCAACTACAAGTACATCCCTTGACTTTTTTATCGATATAGAGCCTAGTCCTCCGGAAGCAATTCTTCTTCAGACACTTCCCTTAGCTCTTTGGCCGGGAAACCTTTGACCACACGTTTGGCCCCGGTATCCTTGGTCACCAATGCTCCTGCTGCCACAAAGGTCTCAGGGGCGACCCTGATTCCCGGCAAAAGAATGGCGCCGCCGCCGATCCGGGCCCCCCGGCAAATGGTCGGGCCTTTGATGGATTTAAAGCGCTTTTCTGTTCTGCCCATATAGTTGTCGTTGGTGGTGGTCACCATGGGAGCGATGAAAACCCGCTCTTCCAGTTCCATATAAGCGGTTATGTAAGAACCGGTCTGGATCTTGGTATAATCTCCGATGCGGGTATCGTTTTCCACTGCCGCACCGCTGCCGATAACCACGTTTTTACCGATGGTGCAGCGTTCGCGAACCAAAGCTCCGTCCCCCAGAAAGGCCTGATCTCCGTAAGTGGTCCCGGCATAGAGCACTGCAGAGCAGCCTATAGTGTAACCGTTCCCCATCTTCAGGGGGGATAAATCCGCCTGGGCTTTCACAGTGCTGGTCGCCGCCGCTTTCGGAAAACGTCCGACGGAAGCACTGCTCCCGATAAAACCCTCTTCACCCAACACTGCCCGGGGATAGATCGCAGCATGCTCCCCGATGCGAGTCCCTGCCCCGATGCGTGCTTCGGAGCCAATGCTCACATGAGCGGCTATCTGACAGCCTTCTCCCAGGATCGCTCCGGCGGCAACCGTGACATGGTGGCCTAAAGAAGTGCCTGCGCCGATGACAGCTCCCTCTTCGATAACACAGCCCACACCCAGAGTGACCTGATCACCCAAGGTAACATGAGCCTGGATCACACAAAAGGGTGAAACCGTTACACTGGCAGGGATCTTAGCCGTAGTATCGATGTAGACAGGGGCACTTTGGTAAGCCGGTCTTTCCGCTTCGATAGGTTGATCCGCTTTAATATATTGATCCGACATAGGTATGACCTCATTTCAAGAGTCTTTAAAAGCAGGCCCAGCTGGACCGCTGAATGCAGCTTCACGCATAAAAGCGCACGATTTTCCCAGAGAGGCGATCCGGCAAAGCCAGGAACCCTACTCAGACAAAGGAAAGACCACAGGCTCCTTTGTCTCCTGGCATTTATAAATAGCCAGGATGATCTCCATGGCCTTCCGCCCCTCTTCCCCGGGAATAGCCGGTGTCCGATCCTCGCGGATAGCATCGATCATATCCTTCATCACTTCCCGGTGGCCAAATCCGTAGACATTGGGGGGATCATTTTCCTGACTGTCAAAGATCTGTTTTTTCTCCTCTTCACTGTCGGGGAACTCCCAGGTCTCAATGCGGTTCACCGCAATTCCGCCCACCATGACGGACCCGGTTTCCCCAAAGATGTTCAGTGTCTCTTCGATATTTTTAGGATAAATAGTCGAAGCCGCCTCGATCACACCCAGAGCACCGTTTTTAAATTTGATGACAGCAACCCCTACATCCTCCATCTCGATTTTGCGCAGGGCAGTGCGGGTATAGCCAAAGACCGACTCCACAGGACCCAGGGTCCATTGCAGCAGGTCAATATTATGTATCGACTGGTTCATGAGAACGCCACCGTCCTGGAGCTTCGTCCCCCGCCAGGGGGCTTGGGCATAGTAGGCATCATTGCGGTTCCAGCGCACGGTAGCCTGTCCGTGGGTCAGCTTGCCGAACCGGCCTTCTTCCAGGGCTTGGCGCATAAGTTTAATGGATTTGTTATAGCGGTTTTGATGGATAACCGACAATTTGACCCCTTCCTCATGGCAGGTGCGAATCAGCTCGTCGGCACTTGCCAAAGTCATGGCCATGGGTTTTTCGACCATGACATGTTTGCCGGCTTTGGCACAGGTGATGCCGATGGGTGCATGAAGATCCGATTCTGTAGCGATGGTTACGACATCGATCTCTTCCTTTGCCAGCATCTCCTCATAAGAGGTATAGGGCTTGGCACCGTATTTATCGGCAAAGGCTTGGGCTCTCTCCGGAATAATGTCACAGACTGCCACTAACTCGGCCTCTTCTAAGGCTACGATGGATTCCGCATGCTTGGGGGCAATCCTTCCACAGCCAATAATGGCAAAGCGCATTTTCTTATCCATAGTCTCACTCCTTAAACAATTCAGCTTATACGAAAGTCTTCCGCAGACTATGCGGCAATTGACTCCATTTATTATAGCATTCATGATGGCCTTCATGGGATGAAGTTTCTTTTAAAAAGGGGAATCTTGCGATTCCCCTTAAGCTTTAGGACTTTTGTATTTGCAAAACGGTACCTGTCCCCATGATTCACGCTTTAGATTTTGACGATCTTTTCTCTGTTGTTCTCGACGCCTCTGGTGGCGTTGCGGGTATCCACGATGAGGGGGGCCTTTTCTGCGACCCGCTCATAGTCGACAACACTGTGGTCGGTGAGGATGAGGACGCAGTCTGCAGCAGCCAGGGCTTCGTCGGTCAGCTCAGTGTTTTCCAGATGGACTGTGGAGCCGCCGTGAGGCTCGATAACCGGGATATAGGGGTCATGGTAGGCGATATTGGCTCCGTTTTTCCTGAGCAGCTCCATGATCTTAAGGGCCGGTGACTCACGGACATCGTCGATATCTTTTTTATAGGCTACCCCAAGGATAAGAACTTTGGCATCCTTAAGGCTCTTATTTTCATTATTGAGAGCACGAATGACTTTATTGATCACATGGTAGGAGACTTCGACATTGATCTCGCCGGCCAGCTCGATAAAGCGGGTGTGGAAGTCGTACTCGCGGGCTTTCCAGGTCAGGTAGAAAGGATCGATAGGAATGCAGTGTCCGCCCACTCCCGGGCCGGGCCAGAAGGTTTGAATCCCAAAGGGTTTGGTTCCTGCGGCCTCCACTACTTCCCAGATATCGATGCCCATGCGATCACAAAGCAGCATCAGCTCATTGACCAAAGCGATGTTCACGGCACGGTAAGTATTCTCAAAGACTTTAGTGAGCTCCGCGGCAGCCGGTGAGGATACGGGAACCACATTGACGATGGTCTGAGCATAGAAGGTATAGGCGACTTCCAGACAGACTGGGGTCATACCCCCCACAACTTTTGAGGTATTGTTGGTGGTAAAGCGTTTGTTGCCTGGATCGACCCGCTCCGGTGAGAAGGCCAGGAAAAAGTCTTTGCCCACTTTAAGGCCGCTTTGTTCCAGCATGGGCAGAATGACTTCCTCAGTGGTGCCGGGATAGGTGGTGCTTTCTAAAGTTACCAGCTGTCCGGGCTTGAGGTATTTGGCGATCTGCTCGGAAGAGGCCTGAATATAGGAGATATCCGGATCCCGGGTGATGGTCAGAGGGGTAGGGACACAGATGACAACCACATCGCACTCAGCGAGTTTCGCGTAATCCGTGGTCGCTGTGATCATTCCTTTTTGGGTCAGTTCCAGAAGTTCCTCATCTTTGACATCAGCGATGTAATTGTCTCCGGCGTTGACTTTAGCTACGCGAGCGGCGTTAATATCAAACCCGATGACTGAGAAGCCTACTTTTCCCTTTTCTACGGCTAAGGGGAGTCCTACATAACCAAGACCGATAACCCCCACTGTTGCAGAATGGTCCTGGAGCTTGTCTTTTAGATTCTTTGCTAAAACATCTTCACTGGTAATGACTTCTTTCATACGCAACATGAAATTTTTTCCCCCTTATTGATTGGCAACTGCCTTGGAAGCTTGCTTTCTAAATGTAGGCACAATGGCTTGTAACTGTCCCATAACTTCTTCCCGGGTGAGATAGGAGCCCCGCTCACGGATGAGGTGGATAAGTTCCTCAAGCTGTGAAACATTGATATTATTGGGTTTGGCTACGAAAATCCGTTTATGTTTCGTCGCTGAAGTCCCTTCTTCTGCGGTAAGGAGTTCTTCAAAGAGTTTTTCACCGGGGCGCATCCCTGTGAATTTAATCTTGATATCCACATCCGGTTCAAACCCGGAGAGGCGGATGAGATCCCGGGCAAGATCCAGAATCTTGACCGGCTGACCCATATCCAGGATAAAAATCTCCCCCCCCTGAGCCATGGAGCCGGCTTGAATCACCAGCTGGGAGGCTTCAGGTATGGTCATAAAGTAGCGAACCATATCGGGATGAGTGACTGTAACCGGCCCGCCTTTGGCAATCTGACGCTTAAAGGTGGGAATAACGCTTCCCCGGCTGCCCAGTACATTGCCAAAACGTACCGCCACATACTTGGTGTCAGAACGCTTGTCCATGCTCTGGATCACCATCTCCGCCACCCGCTTGGTGGCCCCCATGATACTGGTGGGATTGACTGCCTTATCGGTGGAAATCAGGACAAAGGTCTTGACCTTGGCGGCATCCGCTGCCTCGGCCAGATTGCTGGTACCCATAATGTTATTTTTCATGGCCTCTTCCGGATTCTTTTCCATGAGAGGGACATGTTTATGGGCCGCGGCGTGGAACACCACACCCGGTTTATAGCGCTGGAAGACGAGATGGACTTTTTCCCGGTCCTTGATATCCAAAATCTCCGTGACCACATCCAACCCCGGGTTTTCCGAGCGCAGTTCCTGTTCGATGTCAAAGACGCTGTTTTCGCCATGGCCCACGATAACCAGTTTAGCCGGGTTAAAGCGGGCGACCTGCCGGCAAAGCTCCGAGCCGATGGACCCGCCGCCGCCGGTAATCAGGACCGCTTCACCTGCAAGGTAACCGGCTACATCCTCCAGATCGACGGTGACGGCTTCACGCCCCAGCAAATCCTCCACTTGAACCTGGCGGATTTCTTTGGTATCCACTTTACCGCTGACCACGTCGAACACACCGGGCATGATCTTCAGATCCACACCGGTTTTTTCGCAGATGCCCACGATCTCCCGGATGACGTCCCCGGAAGCCGAAGGCATGGCGATAATAATCTTATCAATATTATGGTTCTTAACGACCCGGGGGATATCCCGGCGGGTGCCTAAGACAGGAATCCCCATGAGCTGCAGTCTTTGCTTGGTGGCTGCATCATCGATATAGCCCACAGGACGGCCTTCCCGATAGTTTTTGTTTTTCAGCTCCCGGGCGGCCATCACTCCCGCATCCCCTGCGCCAATAATCAGGACTTGATTCTGAGAGCCGGGCACATGGGGAGTAAAAATATTGTCCTGAAGGATTCTCCAAATAAAACGGGAGCCGCCAATTAAGAAGAGAGTACTGAACCACATAAGAGCCGATACTGTATGGGGAAAACGCATGGGAGCAATGAAATACACTACGGTGATTGTCCCTGCTGCGGCGACGGTCACGGCAAAGATGATGGATATGAGCTCGCCAATGCTGGCATATTGCCAGAGCTTGTTATACAAGCCGAAAATATAGAACACACTTAAGTAAATCAGGGTTGCCGTCCAGGCGGAATGAGTCAGTGTGAGCAGATATTCCTCAGGTATGGTTCCGTCCCCATCCACAGCAAAACGAATATAAAAGCTTAAAAACACTGCCAGATTAATTAACACAGCGTCAATAACCATTAATAGTAGAGTCCTTTTGCGCAATATCATGGTAAAAATGATCCCTTCCCGGCAAACTATTTACACCGTTCTTCAGTTTACTATAGTTTCTGCCATTTTACAACATGACATACCTTGTCTGCGGGGGCGGGAAATGGCCCCTGCTCCATCTTAATCGGTCAGGTTGACGGCTACATAAGTATTTTCCAATAGCTCCTTAAGCTCGGCAACCTGCTCAGGGGATACCGCTCCCTCTCCCCCAAAGATATACGGCTGGGTTTCAAAATTACAGGGGTATTGGGCAATGGCATTTTTCAGCCGGGGATAATCCTCGATGGAGCTTTTAGGAAGCAGGATAACCGTGGCATTGAGGCGGGCGGCCAAAGCGGCACCGGCTAAGGCATCCGGGAATTCCTGCCCTGTAGCAAAGCATAAACCCTGGCTTTCTCCTGCAAAGGCCTCCGCTACTGCGGCCATGGTATCATAGCGGGAATCTCCAGATAAACGCACCAGTTGTGAGGAAGGTAAACTGAGCTGCTCTTGGATTGTATCTTGAATGGACAGGCTGATCGCCCCTTCCCCGCCAATCAGATACACCTTCTGCGGATTTAAATCTTTTAAGGCTTCCAAGGTTTCCCGGGGAAGAGTCTTTGCTTCTGTAAGGAGAATGGGCATTTGCTTGATTCCGGCGACAGAGGCGATACTGAGAGCATCGGGGAAGTTTTGTCCGGTGGCAAGAGCGACGGCTTCGATGGAACCCGCCGACAGAGACTGAGCTATTCCTGATGTAGCCAAGGCAATATTCGCTGCGGTCTCATAGCGATTGAGGCCGCTGACCCGTATCTGCCGCTCACTGTCCCAGCCTAAGTCTTCCAGCTTGGCTGATATTTTCCGGCTCAAGGCTCCTTCTCCACCCAGCAGGATCACTTTTTCCGGGCCTAAGACCATGATGGCTTCCGCCACCCGGGCTTCCAGAGCTTGACTGGAAGTCAAGAGAATAGGCGCGTCATATTGAGCTGCCAAAGGAGCGCCGGCCAAAGCATCGGGAAAATGATCAGCCCGGGCCAGGACGACAGTTCCCGCCCCGTCCGGCCATCCCTTTAAGGCTTGCTCAATGGCTGTATCAATCCGATCCTTGCCGGCTAAACGAATCAATTCCAAAGCTACAGGCGTTTGAGGCGGATCGGGTACTTCTTCTTCATAAGGAGGGTCTTGTGTATCGACAGGATTATTGGAATTATTGGGATCATCCGGATTTTTTGGCTCGTTTGAGTCACCGGGGTTGGCAGGCCCGCTGCCGGGGGTGTCCCCTGAATTGAGATCGCCGTAATGGATAGGTTCCGGAGTCATCCAGCTATCCGTCTTGAGGGGAATTCCCGCAGCGGGAAGCAGCTCCGCGGGAATGGGAGTAACCTCCACAGGATCGATGTACCGGGCTAAAAAGCCTTCCGGGTGAGCCAGAACGTTAAAAATTTTCTCTTGATAAGTCAGGGTATCAGGGCTTGTTGCGGCGAGAGTATTGGGGTTGTTTTTGTCCGTCCAGATATTATAGGCCCATAAGGCAAAATACCAGTTTTCCAGTTTATTGCGATCCCCGTCCCCGATGGTTGGTGTAAAACGCCATTTTTCATCGAGAAGTTCGGCACCCACGCGGAGGTTGAACATAATGTCCGTTTTAAGTTTATGGATGGTTTCGAGATCGTTATCATTATAGGTTGCCACCTGCATAATCCCAATGGCAGGATGCTCTGGTCTTGAAAACAAAGGGTTCCCTTCTTTATCGAATTGACGCCAGGAACTTTCTTTAAAGGCGATGGCTTTGAGTATTATGCTGGGGATTGCTTTTTCTTTGGCTACCTCTTCGATCATTTGATTGATCTCATCATAGGATGGATTAACATAGATATCGCACATTGTTTGAGATAAACTCTCCGGATTTGCCGCAGCATAAAGGGTGGCAGGCTGACTTAAAGTTTGCGTGGTTAATAAAGCACAAATCATCATACCGGTTATGGCATAGCGTCGAATCACGGCAACTCCTCCTAATTCGTGTCGATTTGTACTTATTTCAACATTTTCTCCTTGTTTCCTTCCTCAAAGTTGGAGATTCTGCGGAAATAATAAGGCCTGGTTCTGTTCTGCCGAAGAACAAAACCAGGCGATTCGTGGCGTGCTTTATCGTTTAAGCCTTAATGCTTATTATTTAACTACTCTTACATGGGCTGTTTCGATCTGCAAACGATCAAGCTTTCCCTTAATCTGATCCAATTCAGTAAAGATATGTTGATTGACATCCTTCTGAACTTCCCGGGCGTCAAATAAGGCCTGGATCTTAACATTAGTCTCATTCTCTAATGTTAGTTTAATGTGAGTCACTTCCGACGTCAGAGCTTCTTGTCCGATTTTTAAAGCTGTTACATCGTTCCTTAACTCTTCCTGACCGACTTTTAAGGCTGTTACATCGTCCCTCAATTCTTCCTGGCCGACTTTTAAGGCTGTTACATCGTTCCTTAATTCTTCCTGGCCGACTTTTAAGGCTGTTACATCGTTCCTTAATTCTTCCTGGCCTTTAAGCAGTTCACCCAAGATGCTTAAGATTTTCTCTTCCAACCCTAAGCCCTCCCCATCACTAAACAATTGGTATTCTACCAAGCCCATTTTAGCAAATTTTCATAACGAATGAAACAGGCCCAGCCATTGATTCCTAAATTTAGAAACCGACGGCTGGGCTGAACGCCTAGCTTATAATAGATTTAGAAGTGCTTTTGGGCTCTAGGGTTCTAAGAGAGTCTCCCCGGTAATGAGCCAGCGGGTATCTTTCTTCACCAAATTGGCTCGCACTTTAACCTGATGCTTGGTGCTTTCTCCCAGGGTCATTTGATTGCCGATATCATAGTCTTGTGCAACATAACTATAAACGGCCGTCAGTGTCGCCGAGGTCGAGGCCGCGGAGTCCACTTTCAGTTCGTCAAAGCGAATAGAACTGACTTCCATCCCCACGCCCTGAGCGATGAATGGTTCCGCCTGGCGGGCATGTTTTTCCAAAAGCTCTCCAGTATAAGCCTCTGCCAATTTGGCCCGGAAAGCGGTCATATCCGGGGATTTCCAGGCTTCAAACAATGTGGCTACATTAAGTTTGTAATCGGTCAGGATCGCTTGGGCCAGGTCTTCAGGAACATTGTTCGTTGCCTTTCCCGGCTCTAATTCCGCCGGGTCCAAAACTTCTTCTTCCGGGCTATAGGGGTGCAGTCCATCCATGCCGGCCTGGGGAGTCAAACCGCCTGATCCGAAAGGATTTAATCCATTGTCGGGGTTATTCGGGCTTAAAGCGGAACCTGAGGTAGAATCATTTAACATACCCCCTATGGCCCCGGTGGTGGATTGTGAGTCCTTATTCCAGAAAGCCAGCCGCGGATTGCCATCCTCCGGTGTGGTTGCCAGGGCATGGCCTACGACTCCGATGACTAAGCCCACCCCAAGGGCTACAGACCCAATGAGTAAATACATCTTACGCATAACAAAAATCTCCTTTTCCTGGATTCTATTCATAGCTTGACCAGGGAAAAGAGATTTTAGACACAAGCCCCTAACTATTTTTTGAATCGGGGGACAGGTCCCATTATTCAGCCGGGACCAAGGAAGGCTGCTCCCTGATCCCAGTCGGTTGCATTAAATACTGAGCCTGCGATAGACAAGATAGGAATAGGCCATGGGAACCACCGCAATGAGGACGATGACGATGCCAAAAAGAGGTTCCGTCCATGCT is a window encoding:
- a CDS encoding sugar transferase, giving the protein MGFKRLLDLIIAIPLLILISPLWLFIVIWIKVDSPGPAIFRQQRIGLKGEPFTIYKFRTMVPDADRVMKAKIEQLKKEGKFNADEFVFQEKDDPRITGSGRFLRKTSLDELPQLLNIVNGTMSLVGPRPEVPEIVEQYTPEQRQRLNMPPGVTGLAQINGRSALTLTETLKYDVQYVKNWSPGADIKILWKTIFVVLLGKDAY
- a CDS encoding N-acetyltransferase: MSDQYIKADQPIEAERPAYQSAPVYIDTTAKIPASVTVSPFCVIQAHVTLGDQVTLGVGCVIEEGAVIGAGTSLGHHVTVAAGAILGEGCQIAAHVSIGSEARIGAGTRIGEHAAIYPRAVLGEEGFIGSSASVGRFPKAAATSTVKAQADLSPLKMGNGYTIGCSAVLYAGTTYGDQAFLGDGALVRERCTIGKNVVIGSGAAVENDTRIGDYTKIQTGSYITAYMELEERVFIAPMVTTTNDNYMGRTEKRFKSIKGPTICRGARIGGGAILLPGIRVAPETFVAAGALVTKDTGAKRVVKGFPAKELREVSEEELLPED
- a CDS encoding Gfo/Idh/MocA family protein, yielding MDKKMRFAIIGCGRIAPKHAESIVALEEAELVAVCDIIPERAQAFADKYGAKPYTSYEEMLAKEEIDVVTIATESDLHAPIGITCAKAGKHVMVEKPMAMTLASADELIRTCHEEGVKLSVIHQNRYNKSIKLMRQALEEGRFGKLTHGQATVRWNRNDAYYAQAPWRGTKLQDGGVLMNQSIHNIDLLQWTLGPVESVFGYTRTALRKIEMEDVGVAVIKFKNGALGVIEAASTIYPKNIEETLNIFGETGSVMVGGIAVNRIETWEFPDSEEEKKQIFDSQENDPPNVYGFGHREVMKDMIDAIREDRTPAIPGEEGRKAMEIILAIYKCQETKEPVVFPLSE
- a CDS encoding nucleotide sugar dehydrogenase; translated protein: MLRMKEVITSEDVLAKNLKDKLQDHSATVGVIGLGYVGLPLAVEKGKVGFSVIGFDINAARVAKVNAGDNYIADVKDEELLELTQKGMITATTDYAKLAECDVVVICVPTPLTITRDPDISYIQASSEQIAKYLKPGQLVTLESTTYPGTTEEVILPMLEQSGLKVGKDFFLAFSPERVDPGNKRFTTNNTSKVVGGMTPVCLEVAYTFYAQTIVNVVPVSSPAAAELTKVFENTYRAVNIALVNELMLLCDRMGIDIWEVVEAAGTKPFGIQTFWPGPGVGGHCIPIDPFYLTWKAREYDFHTRFIELAGEINVEVSYHVINKVIRALNNENKSLKDAKVLILGVAYKKDIDDVRESPALKIMELLRKNGANIAYHDPYIPVIEPHGGSTVHLENTELTDEALAAADCVLILTDHSVVDYERVAEKAPLIVDTRNATRGVENNREKIVKI
- a CDS encoding polysaccharide biosynthesis protein, producing MILRKRTLLLMVIDAVLINLAVFLSFYIRFAVDGDGTIPEEYLLTLTHSAWTATLIYLSVFYIFGLYNKLWQYASIGELISIIFAVTVAAAGTITVVYFIAPMRFPHTVSALMWFSTLFLIGGSRFIWRILQDNIFTPHVPGSQNQVLIIGAGDAGVMAARELKNKNYREGRPVGYIDDAATKQRLQLMGIPVLGTRRDIPRVVKNHNIDKIIIAMPSASGDVIREIVGICEKTGVDLKIMPGVFDVVSGKVDTKEIRQVQVEDLLGREAVTVDLEDVAGYLAGEAVLITGGGGSIGSELCRQVARFNPAKLVIVGHGENSVFDIEQELRSENPGLDVVTEILDIKDREKVHLVFQRYKPGVVFHAAAHKHVPLMEKNPEEAMKNNIMGTSNLAEAADAAKVKTFVLISTDKAVNPTSIMGATKRVAEMVIQSMDKRSDTKYVAVRFGNVLGSRGSVIPTFKRQIAKGGPVTVTHPDMVRYFMTIPEASQLVIQAGSMAQGGEIFILDMGQPVKILDLARDLIRLSGFEPDVDIKIKFTGMRPGEKLFEELLTAEEGTSATKHKRIFVAKPNNINVSQLEELIHLIRERGSYLTREEVMGQLQAIVPTFRKQASKAVANQ
- a CDS encoding ATP-binding protein, whose protein sequence is MKKFIDRQDELGFLNREYERDGSSLVVLYGRRRVGKTALLTKFMADKTSIYFLATQEAESENRNGFKDMVADFLQNSLLKTATVNDWAVIFNMLVEYPPKTKLLIVIDEFQYLGKTNPAFPSVMQKIWDTMLMDKNIMVVLCGSLITMMESQTLVYSSPLYGRRTGQIKLRQIDFCYYKNFFTNKNEKELIELYAVTGGVPKYIEQFQSESDIYTAIRKNILDRASFLYEEPYFLLQNEVSEIGSYFSVIKAIAAGNQKLSKIAATLAVKQTGLSKYLKTLIDLDILERQVPITEEHPEKSKRGLYKIKDNFISFWFRFVYANQSFLERDQDDIVMQKIRQNFIDNHVAYVYEDVCLSKLWQMNSQGQWPFYFSKAGRWWNNQTEIDIVAYDMKGSDMIFGECKYHEKPVDTDVFYTLAKKAEAVAWKQNQRKNWYVLFSISGFTEAMQLLAKEREDILLLS
- a CDS encoding glycosyltransferase family 4 protein, producing the protein MRILLLTQYFPPEKGAAQVRLWELAKGLHHQGHEVTVVTAFPNHPTGIIPEEYQGKRFMQEEMAGVKVLRTWIYPVKRGRFWLRLLNYFSFVFSSLSGIARSGQQDLIIVESPPLFIGFSAMFASWLKKAPYIFNVSDLWPESAVQLGLVTNQTIIRATEWLEGYFYKKAYKLSAQTQGIVTGLQRKNVPPEDILFLPNGVDTELFQPRPKDQNLEKNLGLAGKTVILYAGTMGYAHGIETALEAADILRNDEELFFLFVGDGSERPRLEEIAREKKLPNVRFIDFQPLEVIPRYYSLSSINLSTLRRYKLSEGVRPSKVFPALASGQPLIYVGEGEGAEIVKESGGGVVLEPENPELLARTILELKRDPEGCRAMAGQGRAYVIEHYSWNSLIRNWLKQLDSSKEAN